In one Erinaceus europaeus chromosome 3, mEriEur2.1, whole genome shotgun sequence genomic region, the following are encoded:
- the SH2D6 gene encoding SH2 domain-containing protein 6, with protein sequence MSLVHFSDSFQDQLSRSKPGEDVPHQAPLPAQGSWRHRHPFLKAQEEEEEEEEEEEDKYELPPSDVLHLSLAPAHFPGCEEDSVYMDHCGFPSPSKPPPPQPQTLVVTRLPTSPSSSTRPSPGHFYPLKVAEVSLQRSMKQGPSFGRPEPGTPDRVVQGPPHKPEEDIYLQCEPSPGFASKQEIHKTISHLDVTVWGLPASAQITSATEDGSLLGQPWYSGNPDRHAVERALLQVGKDGAFTVRPSSEPQGSQPLTLVVLLHGRVFNIPIRQPCGGRHYALGREGKSHEELFSSVTAMVKHYAQHPLPLLDRLQGGRRLTCLLFPTKP encoded by the exons ATGTCTCTCGTTCACTTCTCTGACTCCTTCCAGGACCAACTCAGCAGGAGCAAGCCCGG GGAAGATGTCCCCCACCAGGCTCCTCTACCGGCTCAGGGGTCCTGGAGACATAGG CATCCCTTCCTGAAGGcccaagaagaggaggaagaggaagaggaggaagaggaggataaaTACGAGCTGCCCCCCAGTGATGTTCTGCATCTCAGTCTCGCCCCCGCCCACTTTCCTGGCTGCGAAGAGGACTCTGTGTACATGG ATCACTGTGGCTTCCCGAGCCCATCCAAGCCACCGCCACCGCAGCCCCAGACCCTGGTGGTGACCCGGCTCCCCACgagcccctcctcctccacccgcCCCAGCCCCGGGCACTTTTACCCT CTGAAGGTAGCAGAGGTGAGCCTGCAGAGGAGCATGAAGCAGGGACCATCTTTTGGAAGGCCAG AGCCAGGTACTCCAGACAGAGTG GTACAAGGGCCTCCACACAAACCTGAAGAGGACATCTACCTGCAGTGTGAGCCCAGTCCAG GATTTGCATCAAAGCAGGAAATACACAAGACCATTTCCCATCTGGATGTGACTGTGTGGGGCCTACCTG CCTCTGCCCAGATCACCTCAGCCACAGAG GATGGTAGCTTGCTGGGTCAGCCTTGGTACTCAGGGAACCCTGACCGCCATGCTGTGGAGAGGGCCCTGCTCCAAGTCGGCAAG GATGGGGCCTTCACTGTGCGCcccagctcagagcctcagggctcCCAGCCCCTCACCCTGGTGGTGCTTCTCCATGGCCGGGTCTTCAACATTCCCATCCGGCAACCATGTGGTGGGCGTCATTATGCCCTGGGCCGGGAGGGCAAGAGCCATGAGGAG CTCTTCTCTTCTGTGACCGCCATGGTTAAGCACTACGCACAacaccccctgcccctgctggaCAGACTCCAGGGTGGCCGGCGACTCACCTGCCTGCTCTTCCCCACCAAGCCCTGA